One part of the Lapillicoccus jejuensis genome encodes these proteins:
- a CDS encoding alkaline phosphatase family protein has protein sequence MRPLEPVAAGDPDDPSTAASSLPPPPDYAGGTLASVLPAVAASLGATSYGDADPFGLVPARRAVVVLVDGLGLELLRRRGGHAPFLRSHLPGAVRLDSGYPSTTATSMGSFGTGLPPGAHGLVGYEVLVPGEDRTVNELSWEGGPDPRTWQPAPTVFQRLEADDVRVTRIGPAYFDGSGLTEAALRGGRFVAARHLPERVEAALTAVRASSRSLVYLYWGDLDKVGHVHGCGSWEWGDELEAVDGALAELARRVPSDTAVYVTADHGMVDAPHALRLDLAHDEELSRGVRHLGGEPRSPQLYAEPGAAGDVLATWRERLAPRAWVLSREEAVAAGWFGPVREDVLPRVGDVVVLMRESFAVVHSRRTRPEVLALLGLHGSVTADERSIPLVRIPPRTA, from the coding sequence ATGAGGCCGCTCGAACCCGTGGCGGCCGGCGACCCGGACGACCCCTCCACCGCCGCGTCCTCGCTCCCGCCCCCGCCGGACTACGCCGGCGGCACCCTCGCGTCCGTGCTGCCGGCCGTCGCGGCGAGCCTCGGCGCGACGTCGTACGGCGACGCGGACCCGTTCGGGCTCGTCCCCGCCCGCCGGGCCGTCGTCGTCCTCGTCGACGGGCTGGGCCTGGAGCTGCTGCGTCGCCGCGGCGGTCACGCGCCGTTCCTGCGCTCGCACCTGCCCGGCGCCGTCCGCCTCGACTCCGGCTACCCCTCGACGACGGCGACGTCGATGGGCAGCTTCGGCACGGGGCTGCCGCCCGGCGCGCACGGCCTGGTCGGCTACGAGGTCCTCGTCCCCGGTGAGGACCGCACCGTCAACGAGCTGTCCTGGGAGGGCGGGCCGGACCCGCGCACCTGGCAGCCGGCGCCCACCGTCTTCCAGCGGCTCGAGGCCGACGACGTGCGCGTGACCCGGATCGGGCCGGCGTACTTCGACGGCTCGGGTCTGACCGAGGCCGCCCTGCGGGGCGGGCGCTTCGTCGCCGCCCGGCACCTGCCCGAGCGGGTCGAGGCCGCGCTCACCGCGGTCCGCGCCTCGTCGCGGTCGCTGGTCTACCTCTACTGGGGCGACCTGGACAAGGTCGGCCACGTCCACGGCTGCGGCTCGTGGGAGTGGGGCGACGAGCTCGAGGCGGTCGACGGCGCGCTGGCCGAGCTGGCCCGTCGGGTCCCGTCCGACACCGCCGTCTATGTCACCGCCGACCACGGCATGGTCGACGCACCGCACGCGCTGCGGCTCGACCTCGCCCACGACGAGGAGCTGTCGCGCGGGGTGCGTCACCTCGGCGGCGAGCCGCGCAGCCCGCAGCTGTACGCCGAGCCCGGCGCCGCCGGCGACGTCCTCGCCACCTGGCGCGAGCGCCTCGCGCCGCGGGCCTGGGTGCTCTCGCGCGAGGAGGCGGTGGCCGCCGGCTGGTTCGGGCCGGTGCGCGAGGACGTGCTGCCCCGCGTCGGCGACGTCGTCGTCCTCATGCGCGAGAGCTTCGCCGTCGTCCACTCGCGCCGCACCCGCCCCGAGGTGCTCGCGCTGCTCGGTCTGCACGGGTCGGTGACCGCCGACGAGCGGTCGATCCCCCTGGTGCGGATCCCGCCGCGCACCGCGTAG
- the sepH gene encoding septation protein SepH, producing the protein MQDLRLVGVHDDGTHLLLEGSDGERYRTPLDDALRAAVRQDRSRLGQLQIELDGGPRPRDVQAMVRAGASAHDVASRSGWPVEKVRRYEGPILAERAHVAELARKVRLRSTRGSGSGQSLAARVGDRMRVRDVDPTTSDWDSWRDPEAAHWTVVVRFTAGGRERQALWSFDLATQTVSALDDEARWLSEDEPAATADGPLPAPARVTTAVYDVEAEGGVTAARTRGEGPLDLMTAMRERTAGRGRRKRGRTPTDVPVEGPPADALPLAGLGYDPDVHGLPPAARSLPEERSRRARPEPVAEPAVEPVAESVVEPTQPEPEAVVEPQTVVEPEPVVEPEAVVEPEAVVEPETVDEPETVDEPETTAAPEPETAEAADEPEPEPEPVAETPVPEPPKPEKPARKGRPSVPSWDDIMFGGRR; encoded by the coding sequence ATGCAGGACCTTCGGCTCGTGGGGGTCCACGACGACGGCACCCACCTGCTGCTGGAGGGGAGCGACGGCGAGCGCTACCGCACCCCCTTGGACGACGCGCTGCGCGCGGCCGTGCGGCAGGACCGCTCCCGGCTCGGGCAGCTGCAGATCGAGCTGGACGGCGGCCCCCGGCCGCGCGACGTCCAGGCGATGGTCCGCGCCGGCGCGTCGGCGCACGACGTCGCCAGCCGCTCCGGGTGGCCGGTGGAGAAGGTGCGCCGGTACGAGGGCCCGATCCTCGCCGAGCGCGCGCACGTCGCCGAGCTCGCCCGCAAGGTCCGGCTGCGCAGCACCCGCGGCTCGGGGTCGGGGCAGTCGCTCGCCGCGCGGGTCGGGGACCGGATGCGCGTGCGCGACGTCGACCCGACGACGAGCGACTGGGACTCGTGGCGCGACCCCGAGGCCGCGCACTGGACGGTCGTCGTGCGCTTCACGGCGGGCGGTCGTGAGCGCCAGGCGCTGTGGTCGTTCGACCTCGCGACGCAGACGGTGTCCGCGCTCGACGACGAGGCTCGTTGGCTCAGCGAGGACGAGCCGGCCGCGACCGCCGACGGGCCGCTGCCCGCCCCCGCCCGGGTCACCACGGCGGTGTACGACGTCGAGGCCGAGGGCGGCGTCACGGCGGCCCGCACCCGCGGCGAGGGGCCGCTCGACCTCATGACCGCCATGCGCGAGCGGACCGCGGGTCGCGGTCGGCGCAAGCGTGGCCGGACCCCCACCGACGTCCCCGTGGAGGGGCCGCCCGCTGACGCGCTGCCGCTGGCCGGGCTCGGCTACGACCCCGACGTGCACGGCCTGCCCCCGGCCGCCCGCAGCCTGCCCGAGGAGCGCTCCCGTCGCGCCCGACCCGAGCCGGTCGCCGAGCCGGCCGTCGAGCCCGTCGCCGAATCGGTCGTCGAGCCGACGCAACCTGAGCCCGAGGCCGTCGTGGAGCCCCAGACGGTCGTCGAACCGGAGCCGGTCGTCGAACCCGAAGCCGTCGTCGAACCCGAAGCCGTCGTCGAACCGGAGACGGTCGACGAGCCGGAGACGGTCGACGAGCCGGAGACGACGGCCGCACCCGAGCCCGAGACGGCCGAGGCCGCGGACGAGCCGGAGCCGGAGCCCGAGCCGGTCGCCGAGACCCCCGTGCCCGAGCCGCCCAAGCCCGAGAAGCCGGCCCGCAAGGGCCGCCCGTCGGTCCCGTCCTGGGACGACATCATGTTCGGCGGCCGCCGCTGA
- a CDS encoding DUF5998 family protein, whose protein sequence is MSRTPTPPAAREHPLPEGLATAIDQAGYYPILVGDVVAAALGSEHVVAHLVYQETTFDQETVRRHLTVLVVTRSTLVITHADDHDEHEPGRAVVTATSETVPLHAVRGVMLTHVVASPDEYEAGRLGRELTLTIGWGAVSRLDLVPATCGDPECDADHGFEGTVASDDISLRISAAAEGDAALAEALDFARVLSSSIGGPVPAAR, encoded by the coding sequence ATGTCGCGGACTCCCACCCCTCCTGCCGCCCGCGAGCACCCCCTCCCGGAGGGGCTCGCCACGGCGATCGACCAGGCCGGCTACTACCCGATCCTCGTCGGCGACGTCGTCGCGGCGGCGCTCGGCTCGGAGCACGTCGTCGCCCACCTGGTCTACCAGGAGACCACGTTCGACCAGGAGACCGTGCGCCGGCACCTCACCGTCCTCGTCGTCACCCGCTCGACGCTCGTCATCACCCACGCCGACGACCACGACGAGCACGAGCCCGGCCGCGCCGTCGTCACCGCGACGAGCGAGACCGTGCCGCTGCACGCCGTCCGGGGCGTCATGCTCACCCACGTCGTCGCCTCGCCCGACGAGTACGAGGCCGGCCGCCTCGGCCGCGAGCTGACCCTCACCATCGGCTGGGGCGCGGTCAGCCGCCTCGACCTGGTCCCGGCGACCTGCGGCGACCCCGAGTGCGACGCCGACCACGGCTTCGAGGGCACCGTCGCCTCCGACGACATCTCGCTGCGGATCAGCGCGGCCGCCGAGGGCGACGCCGCGCTCGCCGAGGCGCTCGACTTCGCCCGCGTCCTCTCCTCCTCGATCGGCGGCCCGGTGCCCGCCGCCCGCTGA
- a CDS encoding thymidine kinase has protein sequence MAELVFFSGTMDCGKSTLALQMDHNHAARGRAGLIFTRLDRAGQSVLSSRLGLSTPAREVDDRVDFWEAVVGRASAGGRVDYLICDEAQFYTPAQVEQLARLVDEMSVDVYAFGITTDFRAELFPGSKRLIELADRVQVLQVEALCWCGQRATHNARVVGGAMVVQGEQVVVGDTHPLPALPAALGASVEYEVLCRRHYMRRMTAHAARAAAISPEVLPFDLDVCAVPPA, from the coding sequence GTGGCCGAGCTCGTCTTCTTCTCCGGGACGATGGACTGCGGCAAGTCGACCCTCGCCCTGCAGATGGACCACAACCACGCGGCGCGCGGCCGGGCCGGGCTGATCTTCACCCGGCTGGACCGGGCCGGGCAGTCGGTCCTGTCCTCGCGGCTCGGGCTGTCGACCCCCGCCCGCGAGGTCGACGACCGGGTCGACTTCTGGGAGGCCGTGGTCGGTCGGGCCAGCGCCGGGGGTCGCGTCGACTACCTCATCTGCGACGAGGCGCAGTTCTACACGCCCGCGCAGGTCGAGCAGCTGGCCCGGCTCGTCGACGAGATGTCCGTCGACGTCTACGCCTTCGGCATCACGACCGACTTCCGCGCCGAGCTGTTCCCCGGGAGCAAGCGGCTCATCGAGCTCGCCGACCGGGTCCAGGTGCTCCAGGTCGAGGCGCTGTGCTGGTGCGGCCAGCGCGCCACCCACAACGCGCGCGTCGTCGGCGGCGCCATGGTCGTCCAGGGCGAGCAGGTCGTCGTCGGCGACACCCACCCGCTGCCGGCCCTGCCCGCCGCGCTCGGCGCGAGCGTCGAGTACGAGGTGCTGTGCCGGCGGCACTACATGCGGCGAATGACCGCGCACGCCGCCCGCGCCGCCGCGATCAGCCCCGAGGTGCTCCCGTTCGACCTCGACGTCTGCGCGGTCCCGCCCGCCTGA